In Tachysurus vachellii isolate PV-2020 chromosome 12, HZAU_Pvac_v1, whole genome shotgun sequence, the DNA window AGGTGTATACATAATACATTCCATAATCTTGAGCTCTAAAACATCTGacaaaatgcacattatcatctagtgcttgctaatattatgagtCTCTTTCTACCGATCCcgaaggcatccagaaattgtaccagcgcCAATTCTTCTGCGCCATGAAGATTTTcgtgaggcatctagagatttaccagctccagctggactctgcttcatgaagtattcggacatactaagaggagagaccaactccatgtggtctttgaggacaaaaaTCTCCTCAtcagtataaatatacagttcGACAAATgttgtaatcacacccttcagtgtcacccaaatgaggatgtttttttcctttgagtctagttcctcttaaggtttcttcctttaccatccaagggagtttttccttgccacattCACCTcggtcacctcaggcttgctaattggggataaatacatctatatatctaatattaaacttgaattttgtattatattcatctttactaaaaaataacctttaatgttctctaaagctgctttgagacagtgtcaattgcgctatacaaataaatttgaaattgaattaaTTCTTGCACATTGATTTGACTTCAAAAATTTGACTACACTGCCCTCTTGCGGTCAATGGCAGCATGGTAAATTGTAATATTACATCCCTTAAAGAAACAGCATTTTGATTAGCATCAGCAACTGTGGCCTGACGTTATTTCGTGCAGGTGAGAGCTTCTCGCAGGATTTTGAGGGAtctcgttaattcagaaaaacagagcaaaataatttttttcatgaaGATtattctcataattctgagacaattaactcattaattcataaaaacagtgaaaaaatgtttttcaaaaaaaattctcataattgagataattaagtcgttaattcagaaaaacagagtagattttttttcctcaaacgaatgcaatacgcttccgtaggtTTTTGTGTCGCCTATGTGTCGCCTTATAAGAGCTAAGAGAAAGTAAGCTGatgtataatgtttttaatcatagatttaatttagaattttaGCTTTAAAGTTTAGCTTAGATTAAATTTCATTAGTCTGGgcttataaaacacacacacaaaaaaaaaccacatagCAAATAggaaatttaatattaatgttaattttaaTAGCAAATGTAGAAAAAGGAAAATCAGCACTtcacattattacatttttttgtttacaaatacattcattatatacacatacaaagaTCTTTatatatagtacaaaaaaataaataacactcaaATGTCTAATTTTCCATCAAATACatataatttattctatttatattataagaatccataaataataaagcactgCAGTAGACCTTGTGCTCGTTCTCACTCGTCTTCATATCTGAAGTAGCCACATTCAATGGCTTTTGCAGTGATATTTTCTGCAGATAGTCTCTGGTTCAGACTTAGCAGGTCTTTAATGAGCCTGTTAAAATCTGCCTTCATGCCTTCTTTCTCCATCCAGATCTTCAGCAGCTCGTATACCCTGTCCTCAGGTAAAGACCAAGACATCTCAGCAGTCCTTATGGCATTGTCATTCAGGCCGATAAGTCTGAAGAAACGGTTGTGGAAGTTAACATCTATCTCTCCAAACAAGTCGAAGCTTTTCCTCAGAGAGTCATCTCCTGGGAATCAAATAGAGGCAAGAACCAGGTCACACACTGTGCAGGAATGACAAACTGAAGTATGCATTATATGAAGGTGGACAAGTATATACCGTTTACAGGAATGAGTCTGCGTAGTTGTGTGTTTTCCTGGTATGGAGAGAAAATAGGAAAATTCTCGTTAATACAAATATGATTTTGTACTGAATATGAAGCTTGGATGATGCTGTGATTCGCTCAGCCACCAGATGGCGCTGCACAGTGTGGTGCCATTTGCCAATTAGTTGGCTCTTCGGGTCTTTTATATGAACGTTAAAAGTCGAGGCGCATGAGAGTCGTTTTCAGGgtttttaaaacttttcagGGTAATTTAATCAAACTGCTTCACCAgaaaccttttttaaatatcttatcGTTTCGTTAGTGTGTACTGTGAAAAGTGTGATTTACAAGTGTACTCTATAGAATATTAAGGCCATAAAGTCTCAACTCGGGCTTATCAGGACATTCCTCTGttgttttccttcttcttttatCTCAACACTATTTTGAAAAGTATTTAAACCTAATGGTGGTCAACAATCGGATTTTACTAAAATTTTTGACATATGACTATTtcataatgaaaaacaaaaaaaaaataaaaaataggggGAAGAAAACTGAGAAACAGTGAAAAACTGAGGAAAACGAGCAATATACTCTAAAGtgaaaacaagaataaaaaaaattccttctacataccaaaacaaacatgagaAATCATTTATTCTGAAACCACCCACAACAGCGGTGACTGAATGCACGAGAGTGACTGTGAGAACAGTGACGCCATTCCAAAATTGTGTATTGAAAGAGGATGTGGTACCAGAGTGGTTGTGCTGCAGTAGTTCAGAAGTGCTGAACAAGTTGAGGACAAAGAGCAAAACGACTATCCGATGAGCAAAAGCTTACAATAAAGCTGGTCATTTTTAAAGCATGGATGAATAAAGCgtcacataaaaacacaagcatgcacacacagatattcaaGCGTCAGTTGAAGCTGCTAGAGCCTGACTGTTTATTCTAACAACACAATTGAGGAATATTAAGGTTCCAATGTGATATAAACAAGATATTTAGTATTCTTGTGTTAAGCACCAACACACTGTTTAGATATTAGCTTTAgtaaacactttctgaccattGAGGGCCGAGAATGAAACAGTGCTGTGTTATAAAGCTTTGagaatgtaattttaaaatctCTCTCCCCTGGAAATTAAGcgaattttatttacataatcaAAGCATGTACGTTGGTTCCACCTGACTGAACTGAGTAACGAACACGATTAAACCAAGTGTGTATTTTTCGAAATATAACCGAGTTCACACCTGACCTGAGAAATCGACATGCTGCTACTGTACTTTTAAAAGTACAGTAGGATCTAAAAGCATGTTCCAAGATTCTACATGAATTGatcacatttactgtacatcattTATACTAATGATGGTTAATGGTTAATATTTTTTCTCACATCATACTGACCACCTATTCTTGTGCAGAAGAAAGATCATAAAACGCAGTGATTTTGGACCACCAAACCCCACTGTTAGGTGGCGCTGCATCACTAATACTGAAACACGGGTgcagaaataattttttgttcttttttcttctgtgtttaaGGAAACTAATCATTACATTAAGATTTTTGTCAACCtgtcttacattttatttctactgGAAACCTTCAGTTACTGAAATTCATTATCGGCAATAATCTTTTTTCATTCTTGTATTGTAATTATATCAGTCAGGCTCAGGTGAACATAAACACATTCTTGTTGTAAAGTACAAACAAGCGGCTTTGTCTGACATGACACATGATCCACATgcatcaaaagaaagaaaaataaaaacacttaattTCCTCTGACTCATAATACActatttaatttctttgtagTTGCTTCTTTTGTATCTGTACTTGGTTTAGAAAACATCCTAGAACAATGATTTTTCTACCACAATCAATATAtaatccatctgtctgtctgtcctcacACCTAATTTTATTACTCCACTTTCCATTCATCTGACCTTATCCTAGTACTTTTGGCATTTATATACAAGGAGATAGAGGAAAGACCTTCTTTATTCATCCATCAATGACCCACCCTTCTGCTTCCAGTCTCTTTTAAATCTACTAATCAACTGATTATTTACCTATTCATCTAGCCATCTAATCTACCATTTCAACCATCCAGCAATTCTATTttttcatctgtccatctatcaATCTAACCAACCATATACCTGGCCTTCAATTTAACCATAATCTATCCATTCAGTGATCTCTCAATTAGTTCAACATCACATCCACCCCAGATGCATCCATCTATTAAATCCATTCAACAAGCAGTTAACATCTCATCCACTCACACATCTACCAACCCAACTATCAACCTTGTCCCTCTATcggtccatccatccatccaccaaccAAACTTTCCGTTCAGTAAATGACAACCCTATCCACCCATTCTTTGTGTACATACACAAATCCAAACTGTCTTCCACCTTCTAAACACATAGCCATCTTTAAATTAACCCAAGCCTTCCCTGGCATTTCTGCcggtaaaaataaaatccttatTTTTACCTTTCTCTATTTTTATTCCATGTCAAAATCTCCTGTTAACATAACACAATCTACTAGTTCTCTGACTGTAACCAGTGTTTGATGCCTGCCTGCACTAAAGCTGCAGCTCTCACCAGAGTGTTAAACTGCTGAAGCGTTAAGTGGCCGAGGCAGTGCTCGCTTGTCAGTGGACACACAGTCAAGCTGGCCTGGGATGAAGCCGTGGTGGTGGAGAGGCTTGGGCCGAGCCCTTTATCCTCATCGTCCTCCACCTTGTCTTCACCCACCATCTGACACAAAGTGATGAAGGGCTGGCTCTGTGCTCCATCCTCCAGTGTGCCATTGTTTCCTATCTGCTTTCCCTCCACCAAATCACTGCCACTTTCCTaaaatggagaagaaaaaaaaaacatatggtGCAAATCAACATCTCTCcctcatgacacacacacaaagtatagAAAGGGCTTTTAAATAAACTTACTATGCACAATTTCCACATTCCTCTCGGCCATCTCGATGTCACTGGAATTACACAGTGGAATGAAAATATTGGCAATGGCAAAATTAGTTCATAAAAGAGAATTCCATAAACTTTGTGGAGGACATTTCATGCCTGGTTTCTTACATTTAGCTGATGTTCTCCAGTACAGGAAACACCCGATGATCACAATTATCATGACAAAAGCCACGACTGAGACGACTGCCACTGCATTTCCAAATGCAAACACAATTTACACATATTGGTtgatataatttaaaataagctCCTCCCTTGTTGGCAAAAGAAAGCATGATACTGGTAAAAAATGAGAAAGCATTACTAACTCCGCCCTTAACCTGacattatgtaataataattacgAAGTTTGCTTATCTAATTTGTGGGACTTCATGGAATaagataatgtgtgtgtctttacctGTTGATCTGCTATCGGAGTTGAAGCTTCTTTTTTGGCATTCAGTGTTTGATTGGGCTGTGCAGCTCTTCACAATCTCCTCATCTTCTTTACATCTAGATTTATCAAACACAAGGACCTTATCAGCTTTAATCACAAACAAGATACATGTAGGAGGAGTCTCACTTGCAAGATAATCGGCTATGCAAAATACATagcgtcgctgtcgggcggaaacctcgtatgtccaaattttgccaatttcatatttttttacatatcgatgtccccacgtgggtctgttatttttacacgttattaaccaatctaatgCCTTGAAAATAACTTCAGCAcgaatctcttaactccattggacacttcaactatctgagaaacctcgtaactcgacctcttcttcactccacgggagagcttcgcggcatatttctcctcaagattaagagtcgcaacgaatcaacacgtcttaaagtgatatctaaagtgattttcgtggggctcaaagaaaaaaaaatcttgaccccctctagttctggtgctcatctgaggacaggaatttagcgcaagacaatccactgcgacgcggactaaaccctgtgcattgcagataagataggattgtatcttacaatgtcaaggcaagtcactttaagcaagctggctggctttttgcctcgttattatagaTAAACATGGTGAACTATTattttaactatgattttatctatgtttatctgtgttattgatgtattttaaatatctatttattactatttattactgcttattatacatgttcattgacgttttaaaatgtttttttataatataatatttgaattaaattgaatgttttggataccacaattaaattattgtttttattattattttactgactttaagtcagcctacttatagacaatgcctctcttgggactgtgcatgtaaaacaatgttttttgaacactaacaagtgaaaatagttaggttagatacattttagtaggcctgttttgttaaaaatcgatagttgtaatgcttctgtgcggaaagaaacccgtgagccatgaaggtaagtttgcgagcagattagactaatttccacctattagacaacCTAATCAGATAAtcatgttttgtattgcatcacttatagctcttaaacctttaaaatagagtttaggaagatgtatgtaactacattcattagctttggttaactattgaagccttgtctcttgtcaaaaggctcaacgtgaccgcagactttattgaacactgctggcagggaAAATGacgtgttaatgttggtacacaacagtatatgatagcaatataaggtataataacaactttaacgatagaatgtttaataactcaaaaaaaaaaaacgacgtttttttaatttcctgaaaaatgatggttttggagatacgggGATtacgcccgacagcgacgatagacattttaaacacattatatTGATATCTGCAAATTATAAAACCTGCATAAGTGTACAAGTTAAATCAAATTGGCAAGCTATTGTTTCCTCCAAATTTACACATGCACTTTTAGTTTTGactaaagtgtcatttcttttgcatttcaccattttttgcatttaaaaagctCATGATGCTTAAATGCCTTGGCTTAAAGGTTTGTGGTTGTGACTACACACAAAACCAAACCCACACTCGGTGCAGAGGTGCAAGTGTAAACATACTTCCTGCATGTCTTGCAGACCTCACAGGCTTGATCCGGCAGACAGAAGGATCCTGCTTTACACTGACAGTGAGTGTTTCTCGTGCTATTGCATGGCACCACAAGCTCCTGATCTACAAACATCAATATTGATAAAGAGATTGGCATCAAAATCAGAATGCTACAAATGGAAGAGTAAAAACATTGAAACTAAAAGTTCCACAACACTAATTGTAActagaaatgacatttttctaAGGCATGGTGTCCATGTCCAAAATTTCTCATTATTGTATAACAGGCCAGAATAACACCATTTACCCTTAGAGGTATGAAAGGATATTTTATACAAGCATCACACCACCCCTGTGTTTTAATCATCCTTTCATTCTCTGTGGGAAGTAAAACTACACCAATTTACGTATGTAACTGGTTCCTGAGAAGGGAATTATACGCTGCGTCATAGCTGTTGCTATGGGAaggcttctttgaggaagtggtgtctgaagctctgtgtgcacaccagaggtgggtagtaacgagttacatttactccgttacatttacttgagtaagtttttgaaaaaaaatatacttctatgagtagttttaaatcactatactttttacttttacttgagtagattcgtgaagaagaaactgtactcttactccgctacattaggctacaatgatctcgttacttttctttttacctctttggaattctacgcatcaattttaatgttttattttgacagaaaaACTCCagctaaggctctaccacgtgactgtgtttcaaacgtagttgtgcagtctcgtcacgttaccatactcaatctcagcggcgggacgggttagttagcaacacaaacatgtcagaatcaacCGTCGGCAATGCAGACACAAATGAGGAGGAAAACCCGCACCCCTGGCCTCATATTGAAAGCATGTTTACCTTAGTAAAAGTGCGAGAGAGCAGCTACATTATGaggtgtcttctgtgtctgccaAAGCAGATAGGcgcatgtttgtcttttaggtTACATATGACAGAGCTCTCAAGTCTTCACCGTGAGACACGCATTTCAGTCAGTTCACACCTTGTATTTCTTACGCTGAGAAGTAAGGGAGAACTTTTTCTGCTATAGACAATTGAATTAATGGACGAAGCGcaggcatacagtacacagagcagttttgtcgagttcagctgtttcgagttttttttgtgcgctcaactttactcagcgccgctagagccgacaaacagatgacatcagacgtgtcgtttctcACAacgccgaacacacatatttaaagggatagttcactcaaaatgaaaattctgtcatcatttactcactctcatgttgttacaaacctgtataaatttctttgttctgatgaacatgaaggaagatattttgagaaacaaaaacagctttgcaaccagaagctttagcttacctgaaactaaggaaagtactagaggcttcctgaaattaattaaaggagtagagatgtatttcattattattgccctttcatcaaggcatcaaatgtgcaacaatcacaacacaaaagaaatgaaatgtgtgggtgtgtttccttctgttgttctgtcactggagacacacacggtttatgagaatttatgggctgcctcgttctagttctgcctggtaaaaaaagtataaaggtttggaaatttgtgttacttgtgcatatttattttttatttattattattttatttattaagtagttgaatttacctgaattattttaatttaagctattttgtaattaattaattttaatttattttattgaatggatgagccataatttgcctaaagattattttgtatttttgtctgtctgattgttgtcttgtgttaaaaaataaatcagacgttactcaacagttactcagtacttgagtagttttttcaccaagtacttttttactcttatttaagtaattatttggatgtctactttttacttttacttgagtcatattattctgaagtaacagtacttttacttgagtacaatttttggctactctacccacctctggtgcacacacaccaatttaatggctcgggaaggacatgTGACGAAGTGATTGTGCGCCAGGGAGTCCATagaagggcatctacgtcacattactccagcttctatttgtcttaAGGCAAGCGCAAGTGGATGCCCGGCCGTGGCCAGCGACGCAGCAACTCATTCCCTTCTCAGGAACCCAGATTACATATGTAACCTGTTGCAGTTTTCTTTCAAAGGAACTCGACACAGCATCAGGGCTGATACTATGGAAATGCCAATAGCCACACCGCCACGCAATGGTCGATGACAGAGGCCATGAGAGAGCACGATCGGCCTGGGAACAGAATATCAATAGCCCTGCAGGACTTGGGACCCTGAAGTGGGGTCCAGGTCCAGGTTATAGTTCCTGGTGAAGGTGTGCGTAGAGGACCAGCCCGCCATAGCACAAATATCTTTAAACGGTGAACACCCCTGGCTAAGGTACTGGACGAGGTgatacccctagtggagtgagcATTGATGACAAGAGGCGAGGCAACACAGCGCACCTCATAGGGCTGAGTAATGGTCTCCACTACCCAGTACTATCTTCTTTTGCCCTAGTCTTagacaacaagacagacaatagacataaacatacacagagcacttcctgaagacaaagaaccTGAagtaatgtgacgtagatgccctaaTATGGACTTGTTGGCATGTAAACGCTTCGTCACGTGTCCATTAAATTGGCTTGTGTCcaaacagagcttcagacaccacttcctcaaagaagcataCCCATAGCACCAGCCCTGAAGCAGCGTAGAGTTTCCTTGAAAGGGAACTGCATTTTTCGACacatattgtcgctgtcgggcggaatcctcgtatctccaaaaccgttatttttcagtaaattaaaaaagcgctgtaccttatctgcagtgcacagggtttagtccgtgttgcagtggattgtcttgcgctaaattcctgtcctcagacgagcaccaggtcaagatttttttttttctttaagcccagtgttttgaagacatttacctcagaagacgtgttgattcgttgcgacacttattaaggagaaatatgccgcgaagctctcccgcagagttaggaagaggtggacagttgaagtgtccaatggagttacgagatttgcgctcaagctattttcaagactttagattggttaataacttgtaaaaataacagacccacatggggactgaccaatagcatcgatatgtgaaaaaatatgaaatttggacatacgaggtttctgcccgacagcgacgatatgcataAAGTATACATGGGAATGCTGAAAATGTAACAGAACACATGTTTCAATGTGGCTGCATATTATGAGGTACGTTTCTTGACATTGGGGCAAAAACTAGGGTACTAGGTACCAGTCAGAATAGTGTAACCAGGTAAAACATATAAAGcataatgattcattttaaacaaatgctgAGCTTTGTAAAAGTAACAGTAAATCTGCATGATTAACCATTAACTTCTTAGAGCTCAATTtcaattataaatgttttgCCTGACAGATGGAGTGTTTCTCACTAGTATGTCTTTTCACATAAAAGCACAAACACTTCAAATGGCTGTGACTGTATAGCTTTTCGTTGAGTACCTGGGCGACACTTGGTGCACTTCAAACAACTGGAAATGCCGTTATCATGCTCAGTGTAGGTGTCAAATTCACACTGAtgacacacacttctctcaAACACTTTGGTACATGCCTCTTTAACAAAAGTACctgtaaaaaaagaacaatatcaaacaaaaacaaaaaaaacagtgaatcaATCTGCCAAGGAACCCACATCCCAGAAGATTCAGAACATTCATCATGCTTGTGAGAAACACCCGTTGTGCATTATGGGAAACATGACAATCACCAGCTGGACAGTTGAGGCAGCAGATGCCATTGTGTGTGTACCCTACACCTTCACTGCATATGGCGTCTTCCTCCGTTTGGCTCCCACAGGCCCAGGTCCATAACAACAGCTGGAAAATGATAAACGCCATTTACATGAACATGCTGAAACACATTTCCTGTGCATGGATAAACAGTCATTGATATGCAGAATGACATTTGTTTTACAATTACAGTTGGAGTCTTCAGTAAACAAGTGAAAGGAATTATAGCGGTTAAAACCATTATTgagaaaaatactaataaaatgaCACCCAAGTGCCTACATACATATCAAGaaggtgcattttttttctgtagtatGAAATAAGGCACCCTGTATGAACATGTTAGAAAGTGATCAAAATAAATATGTCTGGCACACGATTGTATGATTCAAATTCCCCTCACAATATTACACTTTAGAtcaattttattgttaaatgtgaCATTGGGTcagagtacagtatgtgtatgtaaaGTGAAGATGAGCAGGTCAGTCTAAAGATGATCAACACTGACTCAAACCCTAAACATGAggtgtcatttattatttattttattatttttttacagatttctaTTGACGTTCTACAACCAGGGATCTACCATATaggtgtttagtttagttttatcaTTCATAGgtcatgtgtttatttaaaacaaaaaaaaaaaaaagagattttattCTTGAATGTTCCAAAGACAGAACATACTTTAAGTCCTAGTCaatatgattcatttgtttttggattaaaCTCATTCTGTCAGAgaccaataataaataaacaacagtaaTTATTTACACCACtgtatgaacaaaataaaagtaaatgcaAAGCTATACGTAATCGAAAATACTGTTTGTATCAAtgactcacacaccctcacacgcACATTCCGAGGTGCGAGGAAACACACTTGACAGTGAaaaccacaaaacaaacacacaaaacacatacaacTAAACTAATATGAACCCTTAACTCTGAAAAAAGTCATTTCCATCTTAAGAAACACTTTGAGAACATAACGGGAAAACAGACCATTAAACctcaaattaaagtaaagaaatCTTCCAATGTGTTTGACAACAAATATTTTCAGGTGTAGAACACTAAGAGTTTAGGAGAattttacatgtaaaaaaaaaaaaaaaaaaaatataataataataataataataataataataataataataaaagagaaaattatataaaaaagagggctttaaaagtttattataatttatttttgtattgaatCAACAGTGTGGACCTTGTGCATGAAATTATAAACAATGTTAATGTACCTTAATCTTAGATCAGGTTTTCTGTATGTGGAAGTTTCAACACTAAAAAACTTTCAATAACTACCCGAAAAATATGAACGTAAACGCGTAAATAATAAGAGTCATggattaaatgtgttttgtagtTAAATAGGGACCTGATTATTGAGTAAAACGTGTCTGTAATCTACGAAAGTGAGTTTCGTTATTTTTCATAGTGTTTTTAGTTTAGCTTTAGACTCACCAGGCTGATTACACGCCTCATGATAATCCTTCAGCGCTCACGAAGAAATCCGATGTATAAATGAACTGCACACCTCCACATTTGTTAGCAAAATACTTCAAACGTCATAACGTTCACACGTCAGACGCACTCCTTCTGGTTGAGGAAGTAGAGGAAGTCAACACTTACACTCATTCATGACTAAAGCAACCCGGTCTTCAAAGCATTTGATTGGTTTAAATCTCTGGTGTCATTTGAggtaatgtttttcttttcttttcttttcttttcttttcttttcttttcttttcttttcttttcttttcttttcttttcttcccttttcttttcttttcttttcttttcttacttgCTTAAGTTTGATTCTTTCAAAATTCTTTCATTGTCTTCGTTTCAGTGATTCTGATCATTTGACTCTCAAACCAGaagaacccaaaggaaaccccccccccccacacacacacacacacacacacacacccacacacacacacaatatttacaaaatgaaaaactttGAGAATCTAGAATACAATTGATATGGTTGAAAATGTTATCACTGTGGTAAGAATGACTTCCTGTGCTGTTCTCTGTCTGAGTCTGGGGAATACCAAAACTCAGCTGCTAGTTTAGCAATTGCATAATCTCTAAACCAGAGATTATGCAAAACCACATTGCCTTGCTATA includes these proteins:
- the hdr gene encoding hematopoietic death receptor isoform X1, yielding MRRVISLLLLWTWACGSQTEEDAICSEGVGYTHNGICCLNCPAGTFVKEACTKVFERSVCHQCEFDTYTEHDNGISSCLKCTKCRPDQELVVPCNSTRNTHCQCKAGSFCLPDQACEVCKTCRKCKEDEEIVKSCTAQSNTECQKRSFNSDSRSTVAVVSVVAFVMIIVIIGCFLYWRTSAKLTSRWPRGMWKLCIESGSDLVEGKQIGNNGTLEDGAQSQPFITLCQMVGEDKVEDDEDKGLGPSLSTTTASSQASLTVCPLTSEHCLGHLTLQQFNTLENTQLRRLIPVNGDDSLRKSFDLFGEIDVNFHNRFFRLIGLNDNAIRTAEMSWSLPEDRVYELLKIWMEKEGMKADFNRLIKDLLSLNQRLSAENITAKAIECGYFRYEDE
- the hdr gene encoding hematopoietic death receptor isoform X2, yielding MRRVISLLLLWTWACGSQTEEDAICSEGVGYTHNGICCLNCPAGTFVKEACTKVFERSVCHQCEFDTYTEHDNGISSCLKCTKCRPDQELVVPCNSTRNTHCQCKAGSFCLPDQACEVCKTCRKCKEDEEIVKSCTAQSNTECQKRSFNSDSRSTVAVVSVVAFVMIIVIIGCFLYWRTSAKLTSRWPRGMWKLCIESGSDLVEGKQIGNNGTLEDGAQSQPFITLCQMENTQLRRLIPVNGDDSLRKSFDLFGEIDVNFHNRFFRLIGLNDNAIRTAEMSWSLPEDRVYELLKIWMEKEGMKADFNRLIKDLLSLNQRLSAENITAKAIECGYFRYEDE